A region from the Benincasa hispida cultivar B227 chromosome 10, ASM972705v1, whole genome shotgun sequence genome encodes:
- the LOC120088644 gene encoding putative cyclin-D6-1, which translates to MEFDLENPLTHLHELHSSEDDASLFLIESDHMLSPTYLHTLHSSPSDFAVRRDTISLISQCCCNCNIDPHLSYLAVNYLDRFFSFQGVPQPKPWVLRLLAVSCVSLAAKMKQIEHNLFDFQGNEGFIFDPQTVHRMEVLILGALKWRMRSITPFSFIPFFISLFKLRDPPLLQALKARATEIIFIAQNGIELLEFKASVIAASALLSASHELFPIQYPCFKKAILNCSYVNKEEEEEILVRCLKAVEEILINGYERSETVANVLDHHFSSSESENTMAMMNIGDKDGKKRKVGYCKNQRVQMTQIQQC; encoded by the exons atGGAGTTCGATCTCGAAAACCCATTAACCCATCTTCATGAACTTCATTCCTCTGAAGACGACGCCTCTCTCTTTCTCATTGAGTCCGATCACATGCTCTCTCCCACTTACCTTCACACCCTTCACTCTTCTCCTTCTGATTTCGCCGTCCGACGAGACACCATTTCTTTAATCTCTCAG TGTTGTTGTAACTGTAACATCGATCCACACTTGTCGTACCTCGCTGTCAATTATCTTGATCGTTTCTTCTCCTTTCAGGGAGTGCCG CAACCAAAGCCATGGGTCTTGAGGCTTCTTGCGGTTTCCTGCGTATCTTTGGCTGCCAAAATGAAGCAAATAGAACACAATCTCTTTGACTTTCAG GGTAATGAGGGATTCATCTTTGATCCCCAAACAGTACACAGAATGGAAGTTCTCATCTTGGGAGCTCTTAAATGGAGAATGCGTTCCATCACTCCTTTCTCTTTCATCCCCTTCTTCATTTCCCTTTTCAAACTCAGAGACCCACCTCTGTTGCAAGCTCTTAAAGCCAGAGCGACAGAGATCATCTTCATAGCTCAAAACG gGATCGAGCTTTTGGAGTTCAAGGCATCAGTAATTGCAGCATCTGCTCTGCTCTCTGCTTCACACGAGCTCTTCCCAATCCAATACCCTTGCTTCAAAAAAGCAATCCTCAACTGTTCATACGTAAATAAA gaggaagaagaggaaataTTGGTGAGATGCTTGAAGGCGGTGGAGGAGATATTAATAAATGGGTACGAAAGGTCGGAGACGGTGGCCAATGTGCTCGACCACCATTTTTCGAGCTCTGAAAGTGAAAACACGATGGCGATGATGAACATAGGAGATAAAGATGGGAAGAAGAGAAAGGTTGGGTACTGCAAAAATCAGAGGGTTCAGATGACACAGATCCAGCAATGTTGA